One window of the Bombus pyrosoma isolate SC7728 linkage group LG5, ASM1482585v1, whole genome shotgun sequence genome contains the following:
- the LOC122567745 gene encoding neutral and basic amino acid transport protein rBAT — protein sequence MESGRLNLDNIEANGNAKETAVVATYKALPDEDESVQDKIENMGKPSNENDTDDGVHEKMLKDESKISPVKDTTEVKFISENGDTKIDIETVKQTLSGMGKEELMKFANDPFWIKLRWFLFIAFWSLWVAMLAGAIAIVVMAPKCAAPKPKEWWEKSAIVQLDPVETSTHDLKGIESLLDILKTQNIDAISLASTIKESSTGGTEDFKNIKPELGTTSDLEAIVKAAKNKEQYIILELDPSHTSTEHPWFKRSIEREEPFSSYYIWADAKITTDGKRTPPNNWLSVHGGSAWEWNEQREQYYLHHFKITQPELNYNNPVVVTEFSDILSHWLKLGISGFRLANTQYLTADPDLHDEFRSTIPTEADNYDSLVHAYTRDRPENGVVLAKWQERVHNETDNKGFFALQDDIGTDILQVYNEKKRLIDLPQNSQFLTTADSNIDATTLQRGFSHWLNFTSWPAWDINGRNLSLRERMPADIADSLTLMTLLLPGTPVLKLNDTLSAKDAFATLCKARQSLTFLHGETMLKTVNGSVFVYTRLKSGNPGYLVAYQSAEEPTVVDFSTIPQISDEVNIVAHSPNYAQDSDTIKTKLPSNKVPISGKSTVVLTFVPQN from the exons ATGGAGAGTGGGAGGTTGAATTTAGATAATATCGAAGCTAACGGGAACGCGAAAGAAACGGCAGTTGTCGCCACATACAAGGCGTTGCCGGACGAGGACGAAAGTGTacaagataaaattgaaaatatgggAAAACCAAGTAATGAAAACGATACCGACGATGGGGTCCACGAAAAGATGCTTAAAGACGAGAGTAAAATCTCTCCTGTGAAAGATACAACCGAG gtaaaatttatttctgaaaatgGAGATACCAAAATCGATATTGAGACAGTTAAACAAACTCTTTCTGGAATGGGAAAAGAGGAACTCATGAAATTTGCTAATGACCCATTCTGGATTAAATTAAGATGGTTTTTATTCATTGCTTTCTGGTCACTTTGGGTTGCCATGTTAGCTGGTGCTATAGCTATTGTGGTAATGGCACCAAAATGTGCGGCACCAAAACCCAAAGAATGGTGGGAGAAGAGTGCTATTGTACAATTAGATCCTGTTGAAACAAGCACTCATGATTTGAAAGGCATAGAATCTTTGttagatattttgaaaacacAAAATATAGATGCAATTTCTCTAGCTTCCACGATTAAAGAAAGTTCAACAG GGGGAACAGAAGACTTCAAAAACATTAAACCAGAATTAGGAACTACAAGTGATCTGGAGGCTATTGTAAAAGCTGCCAAAAACAAAGaacaatatatcattttagaATTAGATCCAAGTCATACATCAACTGAACATCCATGGTTCAAACGCTCCATAGAGAGAGAAGAACCATTCTCATCTTACTACATTTGGGCAGATGCAAAAATAACTACCGATGGTAAACGTACTCCACCTAATAATTGG CTAAGTGTACATGGTGGATCAGCATGGGAGTGGAATGAACAAAGAGAACAATATTACCTTCATCATTTCAAAATAACACAACctgaattaaattacaataatccAGTAGTAGTTACAGAATTTTCA GATATTTTGAGTCATTGGTTAAAATTAGGGATCAGTGGATTCCGTTTAGCTAATACTCAATATTTAACTGCGGATCCAGATCTTCATGACGAATTTAGGAGCACTATACCTACTGAGGCAGATAACTATGATTCATTAGTGCATGCCTATACAAGAGATCGGCCAGAAAATGGTGTTGTTCTAGCAAAATGGCAAGAAAGAGTTCATAATGAAACAGACAATAAAGG GTTCTTTGCCCTCCAAGATGATATTGGAACTGACATTCTACAAGTTTATAATGAGAAGAAAAGGCTGATTGATCTTCCACAAAATTCACAATTTCTTACAACTGCAGATAGCAATATAGATGCCACGACTTTACAGCGTGGCTTTTCCCACTGGCTTAATTTCACTTCCTGGCCTGCTTGGGAT ATTAATGGTAGAAACCTCAGTTTGAGAGAAAGAATGCCTGCAGATATAGCAGACAGTTTAACACTTATGACATTACTTTTACCTGGAACACCTgtattaaaattgaacgataCTTTATCTGCAAAAGACGCCTTTGCGACTTTATGTAAAGCGCGACAAAGCTTAACATTTCTTCATGGAGAGACAATGCTTAAAACTGTCAATGGAAGTGTATTTGTTTATACAAG GTTAAAGAGTGGCAATCCAGGATACTTAGTAGCGTATCAATCAGCAGAAGAACCTACAGTAGTGGATTTTTCTACAATACCACAGATTTCTGACGAAGTTAATATTGTCGCACACAGTCCTAATTACGCGCAAGACAGCGACACAATAAA AACAAAACTACCTTCTAACAAAGTTCCCATATCGGGCAAGAGTACAGTTGTTTTAACGTTTGTTCCACAAAATTAG
- the LOC122567750 gene encoding JNK1/MAPK8-associated membrane protein: MYILKFEKGDKYYKYCFHIYFFMCSIPKANALNSFTRCPGLYCGRELLPDGNWSDCGACPRGFRANATSICVSCEDEPMLYDWFYLGFVALLVLLLHWVCIDIISMRRTIPKKVFALHLSALVEVVSASVITLQVTDPVGSFSIRSCRITKLSDWYTLFHNPSPNYEETLHCTQEAVYPLYTMVFIFYALGTAIMLIIRPIIAKKFLPKKGKFTIYAALYFYPILALLHAVGGGIIYYSFPYITITLSILFNAAHFSFKLNQSMKALLLSCVSDIKNVIIILSHWMLYGYGLVAAATFRDLGIHPALIALVPLPALFYIITVRFTDPHKLHIE; encoded by the exons atgtatattttgaaatttgaaaaaggtgataaatattataaatattgcttTCATATCTATTTCTTCATGTGCTCGATACCAAAGGCAAATGCTTTAAATTCCTTTACTCGATGTCCTGGATTATATTGTGGAAGGGAATTACTGCCTGATGGCAACTGGAGTGACTGTGGTGCATGTCCTCGAGGGTTCAGGGCAAACGCCACTTCGATATGTGTTTCTTGCGAAGACGAACCAATGCTCTATGATTGGTTCTATTTAGGATTTGTGGCACTACtggtattattattacattggGTTTGCATTGATATAATATCTATGAGACGTACTATACCAAAAAAAGTGTTTGCGTTACATTTGTCTGCTCTAGTAGAAGTTGTTTCTGCATCTGTGATTACTTTACAAGTAACCGATCCTGTAGGTAGTTTTTCAATTAGATCATGTAGAATTACAAAACTCTCAGACTGGTACACATTGTTTCACAATCCTAGCCCAAATTATGAAGAAACTCTGCATTGTACACAGGAAGCTGTTTATCCGTT GTACACAATggtgtttattttttatgctttAGGAACAGctataatgttaataataaggCCAATTATAGCCAAGAAATTCTTAccaaagaaaggaaaatttacaatttatgcTGCTCTTTATTTCTATCCCATTTTAGCTTTATTACATGCAGTTGGCGGTGGTATAATAT ATTATTCATTCCCATATATAACTATAACACTGTCTATACTATTTAATGCagcacatttttcatttaaattaaatcag TCAATGAAAGCATTGTTGTTGAGCTGTGTAtcagatataaaaaatgtaataattattttaagtcATTGGATGTTATATGGATACGGTTTAGTAGCTGCCGCAACTTTCCGAGATCTCGGCATTCATCCAGCATTGATTGCTTTAGTTCCTTTACCTgcattgttttatattattactgtAAGATTCACAGATCCGCATAAACTTCATatagaataa